Proteins from a single region of Macaca thibetana thibetana isolate TM-01 chromosome 4, ASM2454274v1, whole genome shotgun sequence:
- the TSPYL4 gene encoding testis-specific Y-encoded-like protein 4 produces the protein MSGLDGGNKLPLAQTGDLAAPDHASGDPDLDQCQVLHEETEATQVMANTGGGSLETAAEGGASRDPVDCGPALRVPVAGSRGCVATKAGQEDAPPSTKGLEAAFASEAADNSQKNGCQLGEPRGPAGQKALEACGAGGLGSQMIARKKAKEVTTKKCAMSAAVEKEGEAGAVMEEKKVVQKEKKVAGGVKEETRPRAPKINNCMDSLEAIDQELSNVNAQADRAFLQLERKFGRMRRLHMQRRSFIIQNIPGFWVTAFRNHPQLSPMISGQDEDMLRYMINLEVEELKHPRAGCKFKFIFQGNPYFRNEGLVKEYERRSSGRVVSLSTPIRWHRGQDPQAHIHRNREGNTIPSFFNWFSDHSLLEFDRIAEIIKGELWPNPLQYYLMGEGPRRGIRGPPRQPVESARSFRFQSG, from the coding sequence ATGAGCGGCCTGGATGGGGGCAACAAGCTCCCTCTCGCCCAAACCGGCGACCTGGCTGCTCCCGACCATGCCTCAGGAGATCCGGACCTAGACCAGTGCCAAGTGCTCCATGAAGAAACCGAGGCGACACAGGTGATGGCGAACACAGGTGGGGGCAGCCTGGAGACCGCTGCGGAGGGAGGTGCATCCCGCGATCCTGTTGACTGCGGCCCCGCGCTCCGCGTCCCAGTTGCCGGGAGTCGCGGCTGTGTGGCGACCAAAGCCGGGCAGGAGGATGCTCCACCTTCTACGAAAGGTCTGGAAGCAGCCTTTGCCTCCGAGGCTGCTGATAACAGCCAGAAAAATGGCTGTCAGCTTGGAGAGCCCCGTGGCCCTGCTGGGCAGAAGGCTCTAGAAGCCTGTGGCGCAGGGGGGTTGGGGTCTCAGATGATAGCCCGGAAGAAGGCCAAGGAAGTGACGACTAAAAAGTGCGCCATGTCAGCAGCGgtggaaaaggagggagaagCAGGGGCGGTGATGGAGGAAAAGAAGGtagtgcagaaggaaaaaaaggtggCAGGAGGGGTGAAAGAGGAGACACGGCCCAGGGCCCCGAAGATCAATAACTGCATGGACTCGCTGGAGGCCATCGATCAAGAGTTGTCAAACGTAAATGCCCAGGCTGACAGGGCCTTCCTTCAGCTTGAGCGCAAGTTTGGCCGCATGCGAAGACTCCACATGCAGCGCAGAAGTTTCATTATCCAAAATATCCCAGGTTTCTGGGTCACTGCCTTTCGAAACCACCCCCAGCTGTCACCTATGATCAGTGGCCAAGATGAAGACATGCTGAGGTACATGATCAATTTGGAGGTGGAGGAGCTTAAACACCCCAGAGCAGGCTGCAAATTCAAGTTCATCTTTCAGGGCAACCCCTACTTCCGAAATGAGGGGCTTGTCAAGGAATATGAGCGCAGATCCTCCGGGCGAGTGGTGTCTCTTTCCACTCCAATCCGCTGGCACCGAGGCCAAGATCCCCAGGCTCATATCCACAGAAACCGGGAAGGGAACACTATCCCTAGTTTCTTCAACTGGTTTTCAGACCACAGCCTTCTAGAATTCGACAGAATTGCAGAGATTATCAAAGGAGAACTGTGGCCCAATCCCCTACAATACTACCTGATGGGTGAAGGGCCCCGTAGAGGAATTCGAGGCCCACCAAGGCAGCCAGTGGAGAGCGCCAGATCCTTCAGGTTCCAGTCTGGCTAA